The window GAGAGGTGCGTTGGCACGCGAAGAGCTGCCGTTCGTGCACGCCAGCGTTGCGTGACACCTACTCGAGTGCGGCGCTCTCCGGCACCCGTCGAAGTCCGGGAGGGCCGGGCTCACTGCCCGGCACAGAACGCGAGAGAGGTGCCGCTCCCCCACCCCTGCTCGCGCCGCAGGGTGTCCACCGATCTCAGGAAGCGCCGGGGCAGCGCCAGGCTTACTTGTGCCCCGGCGCCCGAAGAGGCGCTCAAACCACGAGAGGCGCGGCGGGTGGTTGGCCGCGATGCCGTGTTCCACTGCTTCTCCTCCTGCTTCTGCCGCTCGCGGAGCCCCTCGACCTCGCCGCTCCCGGCGGACCTCCTCGGCGTCGAGGATCGGCAGCACGTGCGTCTCCAGAGAGCGCCAACTGAAGGAGAGTTTTCCTCCAGCTCCTCGTTTCGGGACGGCTATCCTCTCGGGTCCTTGGCCCCCACAAGCAAGAGGTCTGTAGAAGGTGTTCAAAAGTGATAGCTTTTAAGTCAATCATGCCTGAAGCTTTGAACACTCCCCTCGAGCGACGTTGGGCCACGTTTCGGAGGCGGACTCCTCCCGAGCGGGCGCGCCTGGTGACCGCGGCCCAACTGAAGGAGGCGGGATTCCAGGGCGTGGAAGTCACCCGTCTGGTGGAGCGGGGCCAGCTCGAACGGGTCGAGCGTGGTGTCTACGCGCTTCCCTCGGCTGGCGGCTCCGCCAGCAGCCACGCCGAGCGCCTCGCCGAATTACAGCTCCGTTTCCCCAAGACGGTCGCCTGTCTGGAAAGCGCCGCGAGTCTCCTGCGCCTCACGACCGCCGAGCCCCTTGAAATCGACCTCGCCCTACCCAGGAGGAGCGTCGGCCGGACCCCCCAGGCCGATGGCGTTCACTTCCACTGGATGACCGACGAGATCTACCTCCACGGCCAGACCGTCGACACCAGCACTGGCACGCCCATCCGCACCTTCGATGCGCCAAAGACCGTGGCCGACTTCTGCGCCCGCCGCCACAAGCTTGGCCGCGAGACCTACCTGACCATTCTCAAGGCCTACTTGGAGCACGGCGGACTGGGCGGAACACCGGGGGCGACCTCACCCCTGCTCGCCGCCGCCCGGGTGTGCCGGGTGGAGAAGGTCATCCGGGCCGACCTGGCGGTGCTGCGTGCCTGACAGGTTCGTCAAGAACCCGGTGGCCAGCATCGCCGCACGCCTGAAGAACGAGGCCACTGCCCTGGGTCTCACGCCCGCGCAGCTTCAGGTCATGCCGCTGCAGATGGCCTACGCTCACCAGGGCTTCCTGGGCCGCCTGGACCTGAGCCCCCACGCCGAGCGCTTCGTCCTCAAGGGCGGCGCCAGCCTCTTCGCCCGGTACCGCGACCTGGGCCGCCCCACGCGCGACCTCGATCTCGCCGCGCAGGGTCCTCCGGCCACCCCCGAGGAGGTCGCCGGGTGGATTCGGGAGATCTGTGCACAGCCTTTCGGGGACCACCTCCTGTTTCCCCCGGAGGAGGTGCAGGTCCGCAGCGTCGCCCCGGAGTCGGCCGCCCATCCGGTGGTCAACGTCCGCCTCACCGCACACCTGGGGACGTCCCGCCAGCCGGTCGAGCTGGACGTCTCCTTCGGGAACGTCATCCACCCCGGGGCCTGCCTCCTCGAGTACCCGCGGCTGGTGATCCCCGAGGCCGTGCGCCTGCGGGCCTACCCCCTCGAGCAGGTCGTCGCGGAGAAGTTCGCCGCCATGGTGGAACTGAACGTCGCCAACACCCGCATGAAGGACTTCCACGACCTGTGGCAGATCGCCCGGCACGATCCGCCCTCTCCCCTCCCGGGCGAGAGTGCCCGCGGCATGCCCGCCCGCGAGTTGGGCGAGGCCATGGCGCGGAGTTTTCAGGTGCGAGGGACGCCGCTGGCCGACCTGCCGTTCCTGCTGGGTGAAGATTTTGCTACTGATCCAGCCGTCACCGGTAACTGGGCGCGTTACCGCAAGAAGAATGCCTGGGCGCGGCTGCCGGACTTTCGGGACGTGATGGGGGTCATCCGGGCCTTTCCTGGAGTGGTCGCCACCACTCTCCCTGAGCGGATGACGGGAAGCTGGGACCCTACGGCCCTGCGGTGGAGGTGATGCGGAACCGGCCCGGCTGGTGTTCCCCCAGACCCACGGGCGGAGCGGGTCTCCTGCGGGACAGAGTTGACTTCCCTCTGGGCGCTCCCTATACCTCCGTCGACAGTTCCCACACCGACCTCCCCGGGGCCGTGAGATGACTCCGGTGTGCTGCGTGGTCATCCGGTACAAAGGGGGCCAACCCATCACGTGGGCTGTCAATCCTGTAGAGGAAGCGTTGTCCGTCCAATGGGCAGGTCACGCCGCCAGCCATTCGAACTCCGCCTATCCTGACCCGGATGGCCGAAGAGTTGGAAAAGCAATTGAAATCCCTGGAGTTGTTACAGGGGATCATCAGCCGTCTCTCCGGGCACGGCTTTCTGTTGAAGGGCTGGGCCGTCACCCTGACGGTCGGGTTGCTCACCTTCGCTGGTGCGACGGGCCAGGCCCGGCTGGCGGCCCTGGCCGGCGTACCGACCCTGATGTTCTGGATGCTGGACG is drawn from Deinococcus budaensis and contains these coding sequences:
- a CDS encoding type IV toxin-antitoxin system AbiEi family antitoxin domain-containing protein, whose translation is MPEALNTPLERRWATFRRRTPPERARLVTAAQLKEAGFQGVEVTRLVERGQLERVERGVYALPSAGGSASSHAERLAELQLRFPKTVACLESAASLLRLTTAEPLEIDLALPRRSVGRTPQADGVHFHWMTDEIYLHGQTVDTSTGTPIRTFDAPKTVADFCARRHKLGRETYLTILKAYLEHGGLGGTPGATSPLLAAARVCRVEKVIRADLAVLRA
- a CDS encoding nucleotidyl transferase AbiEii/AbiGii toxin family protein, which gives rise to MPDRFVKNPVASIAARLKNEATALGLTPAQLQVMPLQMAYAHQGFLGRLDLSPHAERFVLKGGASLFARYRDLGRPTRDLDLAAQGPPATPEEVAGWIREICAQPFGDHLLFPPEEVQVRSVAPESAAHPVVNVRLTAHLGTSRQPVELDVSFGNVIHPGACLLEYPRLVIPEAVRLRAYPLEQVVAEKFAAMVELNVANTRMKDFHDLWQIARHDPPSPLPGESARGMPARELGEAMARSFQVRGTPLADLPFLLGEDFATDPAVTGNWARYRKKNAWARLPDFRDVMGVIRAFPGVVATTLPERMTGSWDPTALRWR